A window of the Zavarzinia compransoris genome harbors these coding sequences:
- a CDS encoding Fe2+-dependent dioxygenase produces the protein MLIAIPDVLKPAEVAGIRAELERSAWVDGKVTAGEQSAKAKFNLQIPETSEVARRLADRLLRALGTCPEFISAAQPLRVYPPLFNRYDAGMKFDDHVDNAIRSVTGHGIRLRTDVSCTLFLSDPAAYDGGDLTIEDTFGTRRVKLPAGHMVVYPSTSLHRVETVTRGSRWCSFFWAQSMIRDDGRRALLYEMDGAIRRLRGELPDDHPSVRTLVATYHNLLRQWAEL, from the coding sequence ATGCTGATCGCCATCCCCGACGTCCTGAAACCTGCCGAGGTCGCCGGAATCCGCGCCGAACTGGAGCGGAGCGCCTGGGTCGACGGCAAGGTGACGGCGGGCGAGCAATCGGCCAAGGCGAAGTTCAACCTTCAGATCCCGGAAACCTCGGAAGTTGCGCGCCGGCTGGCGGACCGCCTGCTCCGCGCTCTCGGCACCTGCCCCGAATTCATTTCGGCGGCCCAGCCGCTCCGCGTCTATCCGCCGCTGTTCAACCGCTACGACGCGGGCATGAAGTTCGACGATCACGTCGACAACGCCATCCGTTCGGTCACGGGGCACGGCATCCGCCTGCGCACCGATGTCTCCTGCACCCTGTTCCTGTCCGATCCCGCCGCTTACGACGGCGGCGACCTGACCATCGAGGATACGTTCGGCACCCGGCGGGTGAAACTCCCCGCGGGCCATATGGTGGTCTATCCCTCGACCAGCCTGCACCGGGTCGAAACCGTGACGCGGGGCAGCCGCTGGTGCTCCTTCTTCTGGGCGCAATCGATGATTCGCGACGACGGCCGGCGCGCCCTTCTCTACGAGATGGACGGCGCGATCCGCCGCCTGCGCGGGGAATTGCCGGACGATCATCCCTCGGTCCGGACTTTGGTCGCGACCTATCACAACCTGTTGCGCCAATGGGCCGAGCTTTGA
- a CDS encoding isochorismate synthase: protein MASFMTAPDERVPGRWDLSSSSFAFLAAAEDIVCHGLRPRDGTDPVARPVFIAGALPFDRTRAGHFFVPEEVRRGRGLVRREMAAGTAAPPVLSIEPRPSPADYGRAVARALAALEGAAGLRKVVLARSLRLLAAEPFDPAWILRRLARDGAATAFGVALPARAGQPRRLVGASPELLIEKRGTRVLSHPLAGSARRDRDPALDRAAAEGLARSDKDRREHELVVEAILDTLAPWCRDLAAPKVGDLISTDSMWHLGTRIEGTLKVPEAPLLDLVRALHPTPAVCGTPRAEAARLIADLEGFERDFFAGAVGYVDEAGDGRWMVSIRCAEIAGAAAVLYAGAGIVPGSDPVAEIAETAAKFRAMLDALDLDRKEV, encoded by the coding sequence ATGGCCAGCTTCATGACGGCGCCCGACGAGCGGGTGCCGGGGCGCTGGGATCTATCGTCCTCGTCTTTTGCTTTTCTCGCCGCGGCGGAGGATATCGTCTGCCACGGACTCCGTCCCCGGGACGGAACCGATCCGGTTGCGCGCCCGGTGTTCATCGCCGGGGCCCTGCCTTTCGACCGCACCCGCGCCGGCCATTTCTTCGTGCCCGAAGAGGTGCGGCGCGGCCGCGGCCTCGTCCGCCGCGAAATGGCGGCCGGCACGGCGGCGCCCCCGGTATTGTCGATCGAGCCCCGGCCGTCACCCGCCGACTATGGCCGCGCGGTGGCAAGGGCGCTGGCCGCCCTCGAGGGGGCCGCGGGCCTGCGCAAGGTGGTGCTGGCGCGAAGCCTGCGCCTTCTCGCCGCCGAACCCTTCGATCCGGCGTGGATCCTGCGCCGTCTCGCGCGGGACGGCGCGGCCACCGCCTTCGGGGTTGCCCTGCCGGCGCGGGCCGGGCAACCGCGCCGCCTGGTCGGGGCCTCGCCCGAGCTTCTGATCGAGAAGCGGGGGACACGTGTCCTCTCCCATCCCCTTGCCGGTTCCGCCCGGCGGGACCGCGACCCGGCGCTGGACCGGGCGGCGGCCGAAGGGCTGGCCCGCTCGGACAAGGACCGGCGCGAGCATGAACTGGTGGTCGAGGCCATTCTCGACACGCTCGCCCCCTGGTGCCGCGACCTGGCCGCGCCCAAGGTCGGCGACCTGATCTCGACCGACAGCATGTGGCACCTCGGCACCCGCATCGAAGGCACGCTGAAGGTGCCGGAAGCGCCTTTGCTCGATCTCGTCCGGGCGCTGCACCCGACACCGGCGGTCTGCGGCACCCCGCGCGCCGAGGCCGCCCGCCTGATCGCCGACCTCGAGGGCTTCGAGCGGGATTTCTTCGCCGGCGCGGTCGGTTACGTCGACGAGGCGGGCGACGGGCGCTGGATGGTCTCGATCCGCTGCGCCGAGATCGCGGGGGCGGCGGCCGTGCTCTATGCCGGCGCCGGCATCGTCCCGGGGTCCGACCCGGTGGCCGAGATCGCCGAGACGGCGGCCAAGTTCCGCGCCATGCTCGACGCCCTCGATCTCGACCGGAAGGAGGTTTGA
- a CDS encoding (2,3-dihydroxybenzoyl)adenylate synthase, translated as MIPVTQTWSAEAAARYRSKGYWRGETFGAFLRARAQATPDAVAIVCGARRWTYADFDRDSDAFAAGLLDLGLRAGDRAIVQLPNIGEYFIIVFGLFKAGILPIFALPGHRSAEITHFAEKGEAAAHIVAAGQGFDYCALAHDVRGRVPGLSHVVTVGAAGAGEVGYDDLLRAAPRDLPARDPAGVAFLQLSGGSTGLSKLIPRSHDDYIYTLRESARICGLTAADTLMIALPAAHNFPMSSPGSLSAFYVGARVVLAPSPSPDACLPLIARERVTMTSLVPPVALLWLSAAEAGQHDLSSLRVIQIGGAKLAPEVARRIRPVLGCTLQQVFGMAEGLVNYTALDDDEETIVTTQGRPISPDDEILIVDDDGRDVAPGEAGHLLTRGPYTIRAYHNDDGANARAFTADGFYRTGDIVLRRADGALVVQGRAGDHINRAGEKISAEEIEDHLLAHPQVFDAAVVSIPDEFLGERSCAFVIPRGDKPKAAALKAWIRQRGLAEFKVPDQVVFVERFTETAVGKISRKALRAHLRATLGPEAG; from the coding sequence ATGATCCCCGTCACCCAGACCTGGTCAGCGGAAGCCGCCGCGCGCTATCGCAGCAAGGGGTATTGGCGGGGCGAGACGTTCGGGGCCTTTCTCCGCGCCAGGGCGCAGGCGACGCCCGATGCGGTGGCCATCGTCTGCGGCGCCCGGCGCTGGACCTATGCCGATTTCGACCGCGACAGCGATGCCTTCGCCGCCGGGCTGCTGGACCTCGGCCTGCGCGCCGGGGACCGGGCGATCGTGCAACTGCCGAACATCGGCGAATATTTCATCATCGTCTTCGGCCTGTTCAAGGCGGGCATCCTGCCGATCTTCGCCCTGCCCGGGCATCGCAGCGCCGAAATCACCCATTTCGCCGAAAAGGGCGAGGCCGCGGCCCATATCGTCGCGGCCGGCCAGGGCTTCGATTATTGCGCCCTGGCCCATGACGTCCGGGGCCGGGTGCCCGGCTTGAGCCATGTCGTCACCGTCGGCGCGGCGGGGGCGGGGGAGGTCGGCTATGACGACCTGCTGCGCGCCGCCCCGCGCGACCTGCCGGCGCGCGATCCCGCCGGCGTCGCCTTCCTGCAACTTTCGGGGGGCAGTACCGGGCTGTCCAAGCTGATCCCGCGCAGCCATGACGATTATATCTACACCCTGCGGGAAAGTGCGCGGATCTGCGGCCTGACGGCGGCGGACACGCTGATGATCGCCTTGCCGGCGGCGCATAATTTCCCCATGAGTTCGCCCGGCTCGCTGTCCGCCTTCTATGTCGGGGCGCGGGTGGTGCTGGCGCCCTCGCCCTCGCCCGATGCCTGCCTGCCCCTGATCGCGCGGGAGCGGGTGACCATGACCAGCCTGGTGCCGCCGGTCGCCCTGCTGTGGCTGAGCGCGGCCGAGGCGGGGCAGCACGATCTTTCCAGCCTGCGCGTGATCCAGATCGGCGGCGCCAAGCTGGCGCCCGAAGTGGCGCGGCGCATCCGCCCGGTGCTGGGCTGCACCTTGCAGCAGGTCTTCGGCATGGCGGAAGGGCTGGTCAATTACACCGCCCTCGACGACGACGAGGAGACGATCGTCACCACCCAGGGCCGGCCGATCAGCCCGGACGACGAGATCCTGATCGTCGACGACGACGGCCGGGACGTCGCCCCGGGCGAGGCCGGCCATCTCCTGACCCGGGGGCCCTATACCATCCGGGCCTATCACAACGACGACGGCGCCAATGCCCGCGCCTTCACCGCCGACGGCTTCTACCGCACCGGCGACATCGTGCTGCGCCGGGCCGACGGCGCCCTGGTCGTCCAGGGCCGGGCCGGCGACCATATCAACCGCGCCGGCGAGAAAATCTCGGCGGAAGAGATCGAGGATCATCTCCTGGCCCATCCCCAGGTCTTCGATGCCGCCGTGGTGTCCATTCCCGACGAGTTCCTGGGCGAGCGGAGCTGCGCCTTCGTCATCCCGCGCGGCGACAAGCCGAAGGCGGCGGCCCTGAAGGCCTGGATCCGCCAGCGCGGCCTGGCCGAATTCAAGGTCCCGGACCAGGTGGTCTTCGTCGAGCGCTTCACCGAAACGGCGGTCGGCAAGATCAGCCGCAAGGCGCTGCGCGCCCATCTCCGCGCCACCCTGGGGCCGGAGGCCGGCTGA
- a CDS encoding cytochrome b, with the protein MTPAYDRIAIALHWAVVLLILVQYTTGWTWGNFERGSEPRFYLFRTHIYSGYVVLGLAVIRLAWRLGHPAPPLPAGMGRAAVLAAGATHGLLYLAIFVMPVLGILASTAFGKSLGRWPGGVHVALSYVVFGLVALHAAAAFWHQFVRRDGLLLRMWPARPR; encoded by the coding sequence ATGACCCCCGCCTACGACCGTATCGCCATCGCCCTGCATTGGGCCGTCGTCCTGCTGATCCTGGTGCAATATACGACGGGCTGGACCTGGGGCAATTTCGAGCGCGGCAGCGAACCCCGCTTCTATCTGTTCAGGACCCATATCTATTCCGGCTATGTCGTGCTCGGCCTTGCCGTGATCCGCCTTGCCTGGCGCCTGGGCCATCCGGCGCCGCCCCTGCCGGCGGGTATGGGGCGGGCGGCGGTACTGGCCGCCGGGGCGACCCACGGCCTGCTCTATCTCGCGATTTTCGTCATGCCCGTGCTCGGCATCCTGGCCTCGACCGCCTTCGGCAAGAGCCTGGGACGCTGGCCGGGGGGCGTTCATGTCGCCCTGTCCTATGTCGTGTTCGGGCTGGTCGCGCTTCATGCCGCCGCCGCCTTCTGGCACCAGTTCGTGCGGCGCGACGGCCTGCTGCTGCGCATGTGGCCGGCCCGCCCCCGATGA
- a CDS encoding TonB-dependent receptor translates to MSMISRNRVSHCAMLVLLAAVPMAAPAFAGETLTPEGNWAPTAASGQTVETLPTVSVTGEPAPANNQKRETAVDRLPQDVQDTPQTIHVINEETLEQQGVTSLEQALRNVPGVTVEIGEGGALNGDQFRIRGFSSQTDVTQDGLRDFGVYTRDTWNTESVEVFLGPSGETFGRGNFAGTINTTSKAPVLGDFITLHGELGLGLHARTTADVNRKIGDTTAVRLNLMYTDTRPVDRDGPESKRWGIAPSIGFGLGTSTELTIGYFHQEDDRVPDYGIPTTANSITGGIASAASGPAPVDRSNWYGGTLDHDDTVADVLTVRLSHQATPWLKVHNDSRLGFYTRDFLPTAPSCAGANATTGVVTAGSCLANLLDGNPATVPVASRGGPSTPTYTEQWGVQNITTGIAEFTLGGLKNQFVLGADLAYEEAVRKSNGNIGQGRPAAVDMLNPSKADWAPIYVATNNRDSDATSFALFASEQIWFTNELSLLGGLRFERYSAESTLTTFGTVTGTTFVPTTPNTTSSAEIDETLWNPRASLVWEPSDEQTYYLSWSRSSEPATGTSVGNSTNPVSTTTAVQDLQPTTSETFEVGAKLNFFGGRLGTGITVFQVERDNSKEVDPVTNTITTSGQSVRNRGLELTATGKLTEAWTVQASYAFIDSEYLDFASTDATTNALMNGREVNNVPRNSFNLWTTYVPLEALTLGAGVRYHDEMFVSQGYRSGTNEVTTTEVPYYLAVDAMAQYRFSEGLAVQVNGYNLFDREDNYDQTRSNRLVPAAGRTVIFSTTATF, encoded by the coding sequence GGCGAGCCGGCCCCGGCCAACAACCAGAAGCGCGAGACCGCGGTCGACCGCCTGCCGCAGGACGTCCAGGACACGCCGCAGACGATCCATGTGATCAACGAGGAAACGCTGGAGCAGCAGGGCGTCACCAGCCTCGAACAGGCGCTGCGCAACGTGCCGGGTGTCACGGTCGAGATCGGCGAGGGCGGCGCCCTGAACGGCGACCAGTTCCGCATCCGCGGCTTCTCCTCGCAGACCGACGTCACCCAGGACGGCCTGCGCGATTTCGGCGTCTACACGCGCGACACCTGGAACACCGAAAGTGTCGAGGTCTTCCTCGGCCCCTCGGGCGAGACGTTCGGCCGCGGCAATTTCGCGGGCACGATCAACACCACCTCGAAGGCGCCGGTGCTGGGCGATTTCATCACCCTGCACGGCGAACTGGGCCTCGGCCTGCACGCCCGCACCACGGCGGACGTCAACCGCAAGATCGGCGATACCACGGCGGTCCGCCTGAACCTGATGTATACGGATACAAGGCCGGTCGACCGCGACGGCCCGGAATCCAAGCGCTGGGGCATCGCGCCCTCCATCGGTTTCGGCCTCGGCACCTCGACCGAGCTGACCATCGGCTATTTCCACCAGGAAGACGACCGGGTACCGGACTACGGCATTCCGACCACCGCCAATTCCATCACCGGCGGCATCGCCTCGGCGGCGAGCGGCCCGGCCCCGGTCGACCGCAGCAATTGGTACGGCGGCACGCTCGATCACGACGATACGGTCGCCGATGTCCTGACCGTCCGCCTGTCCCATCAGGCGACGCCCTGGCTGAAGGTCCACAACGACAGCCGGCTCGGCTTCTACACCCGCGATTTCCTGCCCACCGCTCCCAGCTGCGCCGGCGCCAACGCCACCACCGGCGTGGTTACGGCCGGCAGCTGCCTGGCCAACCTGCTCGACGGCAACCCGGCGACGGTGCCGGTGGCGAGCCGGGGCGGCCCGTCGACCCCGACCTATACCGAGCAATGGGGTGTCCAGAACATCACCACCGGCATTGCCGAATTCACCCTGGGCGGGCTGAAGAACCAGTTCGTCCTGGGCGCCGACCTCGCCTATGAGGAGGCGGTGCGCAAGTCCAACGGCAATATCGGCCAGGGCCGTCCCGCCGCCGTCGACATGCTGAACCCGAGCAAGGCCGACTGGGCGCCGATCTATGTCGCGACCAACAACCGGGATTCGGATGCGACCAGTTTCGCGCTTTTCGCCAGCGAACAGATCTGGTTCACCAATGAACTGTCGCTGCTGGGCGGCCTGCGCTTCGAGCGTTACAGCGCCGAAAGCACCCTGACCACCTTCGGCACGGTGACCGGCACCACCTTCGTGCCGACCACGCCCAACACGACGTCGAGCGCCGAAATCGACGAGACCCTGTGGAACCCGCGGGCCAGCCTGGTGTGGGAGCCGAGCGACGAGCAGACCTATTACCTGTCGTGGTCGCGTTCGTCGGAGCCGGCGACGGGCACCTCCGTCGGCAACAGCACCAACCCGGTCTCGACCACCACGGCGGTGCAGGACCTGCAGCCGACGACCAGCGAGACTTTCGAGGTCGGCGCCAAGCTGAACTTCTTCGGCGGCCGCCTCGGCACCGGGATCACCGTGTTCCAGGTCGAGCGCGACAATTCGAAGGAAGTCGATCCGGTCACCAACACGATCACCACCTCGGGCCAGAGTGTCCGCAACCGCGGCCTCGAACTCACCGCGACCGGCAAGCTGACCGAGGCGTGGACGGTGCAGGCGTCCTATGCCTTCATCGACAGCGAATATCTCGATTTCGCCAGCACGGATGCGACCACCAACGCCCTGATGAACGGGCGCGAGGTCAACAACGTGCCGCGCAATTCCTTCAACCTGTGGACGACCTATGTCCCGCTCGAGGCGCTGACCCTCGGCGCCGGCGTCCGCTACCACGACGAGATGTTCGTCTCGCAGGGCTACCGCTCGGGCACCAACGAGGTTACGACCACCGAAGTGCCCTATTACCTGGCGGTCGACGCCATGGCGCAATACCGCTTCTCGGAAGGCCTGGCCGTACAGGTGAACGGCTACAACCTGTTCGACCGCGAAGACAATTACGACCAGACCCGCAGCAACCGCCTGGTGCCGGCGGCCGGCCGCACCGTGATCTTCTCGACCACGGCGACCTTCTGA
- a CDS encoding isochorismatase family protein yields the protein MALPKIAPYDMPDPARLPAPRGPWRLAPARAALLVHDMQNYFLRIYDPGAAPLAPLVRHVALLVRAARQAGVPVFYTAQDGDQYRPDRGLQADLWGPGMTAAPEHRDIAAGLEPAAGDIVLTKHRYSAFHRSNLEHLLRARGRDQLVICGVYAHIGCLATATDAFMRDVEAFVVADAMADFSREQHEMTLAYIADCVGVPLATQTVADVFAGAAR from the coding sequence ATGGCCCTGCCGAAGATTGCTCCCTACGACATGCCGGATCCCGCCCGCCTGCCGGCGCCGCGCGGGCCCTGGCGGCTGGCGCCCGCGCGGGCGGCCCTGCTGGTCCATGACATGCAGAATTACTTCCTGCGCATCTACGACCCCGGCGCCGCGCCGCTGGCGCCCCTGGTCCGCCACGTCGCCCTGCTGGTCCGGGCGGCGCGGCAAGCCGGCGTGCCGGTCTTCTATACCGCGCAGGACGGCGACCAGTACCGGCCCGACCGGGGCCTTCAGGCCGATCTCTGGGGCCCGGGCATGACGGCGGCGCCGGAACATCGCGATATCGCCGCCGGCCTCGAACCGGCGGCGGGCGATATCGTCCTGACCAAGCACCGCTACAGCGCCTTTCACCGCTCCAACCTCGAACACCTGTTGCGGGCGCGCGGGCGCGACCAATTGGTGATCTGCGGCGTCTATGCCCATATCGGCTGCCTGGCGACGGCGACCGATGCCTTCATGCGCGATGTCGAGGCTTTCGTCGTCGCCGATGCCATGGCCGATTTTTCCCGGGAACAGCACGAGATGACGCTTGCCTATATTGCCGATTGCGTCGGCGTGCCGCTGGCAACGCAAACGGTTGCCGATGTTTTCGCGGGGGCGGCGCGATGA
- a CDS encoding phosphopantetheine-binding protein: protein MLTLETMRAEIAAILHEDPAEIGDGDNLMDLGLDSMRAMTLVQRWQERGLKAEFAAFAEVPTLAHWWAVARRAQGGS from the coding sequence ATGCTGACGCTTGAAACCATGCGGGCCGAGATCGCCGCGATCCTGCACGAGGACCCGGCCGAGATCGGCGACGGCGACAATCTGATGGACCTGGGCCTCGATTCCATGCGCGCGATGACCCTGGTCCAGCGCTGGCAGGAGCGCGGCCTGAAGGCGGAATTCGCCGCCTTCGCCGAAGTGCCGACCCTGGCCCATTGGTGGGCGGTGGCGCGCCGGGCCCAGGGCGGGTCATGA
- a CDS encoding 4'-phosphopantetheinyl transferase family protein, which produces MFDVILQALDPAQAPDEAGLPLTAAERAAIGRRRQPADRARGLLARALLRRELGRRLGLDPLAVPIVEGPGGKPGLGPGCAGLHFSVAHSGGLIALAFAAVPVGIDVEQRRAMEVGAFARRAFAPAEAERIARDGRPLHALFDHWVAREAVVKATGQGIGAGFPGLVLHRPGPELQPLAAGPAAVRVALIAVPEGYHGAVAVMAGASP; this is translated from the coding sequence GTGTTCGACGTGATTCTCCAGGCCCTGGACCCGGCCCAGGCCCCGGACGAGGCCGGCCTGCCCCTGACCGCGGCGGAGCGGGCGGCGATCGGCCGCCGCCGCCAGCCGGCGGACCGGGCCCGCGGCCTGCTGGCCCGCGCCCTGCTGCGCCGCGAGCTGGGCCGGCGCCTGGGCCTCGATCCCCTGGCGGTGCCGATCGTGGAGGGGCCGGGCGGCAAGCCCGGGCTGGGCCCCGGCTGTGCCGGCCTGCATTTCAGCGTTGCCCACAGCGGCGGCCTGATCGCGCTTGCCTTTGCCGCCGTGCCGGTCGGCATCGATGTCGAGCAGCGCCGCGCGATGGAGGTCGGGGCCTTCGCCCGCCGCGCCTTCGCGCCCGCCGAGGCCGAGCGGATCGCGCGGGACGGCCGGCCCCTGCACGCGCTGTTCGACCATTGGGTCGCGCGGGAGGCGGTGGTGAAGGCGACCGGCCAGGGCATCGGCGCCGGCTTCCCCGGCCTCGTCCTGCATCGCCCCGGCCCGGAACTCCAGCCCCTGGCGGCAGGGCCGGCGGCGGTCCGGGTGGCGCTGATCGCGGTGCCTGAGGGCTATCATGGCGCGGTCGCGGTCATGGCTGGGGCCAGCCCTTGA
- a CDS encoding ABC transporter substrate-binding protein, which translates to MIRAPITLDRRRALAAGGGLFLALMGAGPARAALDFTDIRGRPIHLDGPARALMIDDSRYLVALSMISPEPIARVAAWPRDLNRLGATNFKRFQARFPAIDGLARVPSSSESFEAEPVLAAMPDVAIFTLNTGPSDAQVALLEAAGIKVVFLDFFTAPFRHQAPSFEILGRLIGREDQAAAFNKFRQQRLDRIAARLAGATGTPPKVFVEVHAGISPECCNSPGKGNVSDYIAFVGGHNIGADVLATTVGRLNLEYVIEAAPDIYVATGGSHLEKAGGLVIGAGYDRERVLSAFRKMAGRPGIAQLGAVTGGRAHGLAHELLNSPLDILAVESLARWIRPDLFADLDPAATMAEINRDFLAIPLDGTYWIDLPPI; encoded by the coding sequence TTGATCCGCGCCCCGATCACCCTCGACCGCCGCCGGGCCCTTGCCGCCGGCGGCGGGCTGTTCCTGGCCCTGATGGGCGCCGGGCCCGCCCGCGCCGCGCTCGACTTCACCGACATCCGGGGCCGCCCCATCCACCTGGACGGGCCGGCGCGCGCCCTGATGATCGACGACAGCCGCTATCTCGTCGCCCTGTCGATGATCAGCCCGGAACCGATCGCCCGGGTGGCGGCCTGGCCACGCGACCTGAACCGCCTGGGCGCGACCAATTTCAAGCGCTTCCAGGCCCGTTTCCCCGCGATCGACGGCCTGGCGCGGGTGCCCTCCTCCTCCGAGAGTTTCGAGGCGGAGCCGGTACTGGCGGCCATGCCCGATGTCGCCATATTCACCCTGAACACCGGCCCCAGCGACGCCCAGGTCGCCCTGCTGGAAGCCGCCGGGATCAAGGTCGTCTTCCTCGATTTCTTCACCGCGCCGTTCCGCCACCAGGCGCCGAGCTTCGAGATCCTCGGCCGCCTGATCGGGCGCGAGGACCAGGCCGCGGCCTTCAACAAATTCCGCCAGCAGCGCCTGGACCGGATCGCCGCGCGTCTCGCCGGGGCGACGGGCACCCCGCCCAAAGTCTTCGTCGAAGTCCATGCCGGCATTTCCCCCGAATGCTGCAATTCGCCGGGCAAGGGCAATGTCTCCGATTACATCGCCTTCGTCGGCGGCCACAATATCGGCGCCGACGTGCTGGCGACCACGGTCGGCCGGCTCAATCTCGAATATGTGATCGAGGCCGCCCCCGATATCTATGTCGCCACCGGCGGCTCCCATCTGGAGAAGGCGGGCGGGCTGGTGATCGGCGCCGGCTACGACCGCGAGCGGGTGCTGTCCGCCTTCCGAAAGATGGCCGGGCGCCCCGGCATCGCCCAGCTGGGCGCGGTCACCGGCGGGCGGGCCCACGGCCTTGCCCATGAATTGCTGAACTCCCCCCTCGACATTCTCGCGGTGGAAAGCCTGGCGCGCTGGATCCGGCCCGATCTCTTCGCCGATCTCGATCCCGCGGCGACCATGGCCGAGATCAACCGGGACTTCCTCGCCATCCCGCTCGACGGCACCTATTGGATCGACCTGCCACCAATTTAG
- a CDS encoding alpha/beta hydrolase, with protein MAQIFALQDTEILDGGGGRRLALGGPLAPAPAGGMPVLYVLDGEEMFATVVESLRRACRRPGATGVAPALVVGIGTGPRGRAFDFAPGPEGGADAFLAMIADEIFPLVAARHPEATGPRFLFGHSLAGFLALYALATRPALFDGYVAASPSIWRDPARLFQGIGALPAAIGDRALRVMTAVGTWEQDMAPWQAQAPDRAAMAARRADRRMVDNTRDFAAALAALALPGLTLRHETLPGEDHASIVPIAIAHGLRFLTAPPALLKGWPQP; from the coding sequence GTGGCGCAGATCTTCGCACTTCAGGACACGGAAATCCTCGACGGCGGCGGCGGGCGCCGGCTTGCCCTCGGCGGGCCGCTGGCGCCGGCGCCGGCGGGGGGCATGCCCGTGCTCTATGTCCTCGACGGGGAAGAGATGTTCGCGACCGTGGTCGAGAGCCTGCGCCGTGCCTGCCGCCGGCCCGGCGCCACGGGCGTCGCGCCGGCGCTGGTGGTCGGCATCGGCACCGGGCCGCGCGGCCGGGCGTTCGACTTCGCCCCGGGGCCGGAGGGGGGCGCCGACGCCTTCCTGGCCATGATCGCGGACGAGATCTTTCCGCTGGTCGCGGCCCGCCACCCGGAAGCGACCGGGCCGCGCTTTCTCTTCGGCCATTCGCTGGCCGGGTTCCTGGCCCTTTACGCATTGGCGACCCGGCCCGCGCTGTTCGACGGTTATGTCGCCGCCAGCCCCTCGATCTGGCGCGACCCGGCCCGGCTGTTCCAGGGTATCGGCGCGCTTCCCGCCGCGATCGGCGACCGGGCGCTGCGGGTGATGACCGCGGTCGGCACCTGGGAACAGGATATGGCCCCCTGGCAGGCGCAGGCGCCCGACCGCGCCGCCATGGCCGCACGCCGGGCCGACCGGCGCATGGTCGACAATACCCGCGACTTCGCCGCCGCCCTGGCCGCCCTGGCCCTGCCCGGCCTGACCCTGCGCCATGAAACCCTGCCGGGGGAAGACCATGCCTCGATCGTGCCCATCGCCATTGCCCATGGGCTGCGCTTCCTGACCGCGCCGCCGGCCCTGCTCAAGGGCTGGCCCCAGCCATGA
- the dhbA gene encoding 2,3-dihydro-2,3-dihydroxybenzoate dehydrogenase produces the protein MTAGEFAGRIALVTGAAGGIGAAVVEGLEAAGARVIATDIAGGGRIRPLDVADSGAVDALVAAVERDEGPIDFGVNVAGVLSTTEVTETSDAAWQRVFAVNTHGVFHVSRALAGYMKPRRRGAIVTVGSNAAGVPRHSMAAYAASKAAATMFTRCLGLELAAHGIRCNIVAPGSTLTAMQTGMWADADGAARVIAGVPEAFKAGIPLGKLAVPQDVANAVLFLLSDRAGHITMADLYVDGGATLRA, from the coding sequence ATGACGGCGGGTGAATTCGCCGGGCGCATCGCCCTGGTCACCGGCGCCGCCGGCGGCATCGGCGCCGCCGTGGTCGAAGGGCTGGAGGCGGCGGGCGCCCGCGTAATCGCCACCGATATCGCCGGCGGCGGCCGCATCCGCCCCCTCGACGTCGCGGACAGCGGCGCGGTCGATGCACTGGTTGCGGCGGTGGAACGCGACGAGGGCCCGATCGATTTCGGCGTCAATGTCGCCGGCGTGCTCTCGACCACCGAGGTGACGGAAACCAGCGACGCGGCCTGGCAGCGGGTCTTCGCCGTCAATACCCATGGCGTCTTCCATGTCTCCCGCGCGCTGGCCGGTTACATGAAGCCGCGGCGCCGGGGCGCCATCGTCACCGTCGGCTCGAATGCGGCGGGCGTGCCGCGCCATTCGATGGCCGCCTATGCCGCGTCCAAGGCGGCGGCGACCATGTTCACCCGCTGCCTCGGGCTCGAACTCGCGGCCCATGGCATCCGCTGCAACATCGTCGCCCCGGGCTCGACCTTGACGGCGATGCAGACCGGCATGTGGGCGGACGCGGACGGCGCCGCCCGCGTGATCGCCGGCGTGCCGGAAGCCTTCAAGGCCGGCATTCCGCTGGGCAAGCTGGCCGTGCCGCAGGATGTGGCCAATGCGGTGCTGTTCCTGCTCTCCGACCGGGCGGGCCATATCACCATGGCCGACCTCTATGTCGACGGCGGCGCGACGCTGCGCGCCTGA